A stretch of the Alkalibaculum bacchi genome encodes the following:
- the metG gene encoding methionine--tRNA ligase encodes MSKNFYITTPIYYPSDKLHIGHTYTTVAADAMSRYKKLMGYDVFFLTGTDEHGQKIQQRAEESGITPKEYVDPIVADIKKLWEVMNIDYNHFIRTTDPYHIESVQKIFKRLYDQGDIYKSYYEGWYCTPCESFWTESQLEDGKCPDCGRDVSQEREEAYFFKMSKYAGRLIEYIESHPEFIQPESRKNEMLNNFLRPGLQDLCVSRTTFDWGIPVEFAPGHVVYVWIDALSNYITALGYLNSRPQLMEKYWPADVQLIGKDILRFHTIYWPIMLMALDLPLPKQVFGHGWILLKGGKMSKSKGNVIDPVQLVEKYGVDALRYYVLREMPFGSDGSYNEESLISRTNSDLANDLGNLLSRTVSMTEKYFDGVIPSTREGDDLDKEISQLALKTSKEVEKYMDKLEFSNALTSIWKLVSRANKYIDETTPWILGKDPEKAPRLAQVLYNLSEILRMVGIMIIPFMPHTSEKLLEQINVNKDLATWDSLSEFGLYPEETKVKKGQQLFPRIDIKEEEKKEEKQVEKKKEKNKGKEKNPEIEEITIDDFAKVQLKTGEIIEAKAHPDADKLLVLQIKIGHETRQIVSGIAKYYSPDQLVGKKVVVVCNLKPVKLRGVESQGMVLAAANKKELNLVTIDGDMEAGNTVS; translated from the coding sequence ATGAGCAAAAACTTTTATATTACCACGCCAATTTATTATCCAAGTGACAAGCTTCACATAGGGCACACTTATACTACAGTAGCGGCTGATGCTATGAGTAGGTATAAGAAGTTAATGGGGTATGATGTGTTCTTTTTGACGGGAACGGATGAACACGGTCAAAAGATTCAGCAAAGGGCTGAAGAAAGTGGGATTACACCTAAAGAATATGTAGACCCTATTGTAGCTGATATTAAAAAATTATGGGAAGTGATGAATATTGATTATAATCACTTTATCCGAACAACAGATCCTTATCATATAGAATCTGTACAGAAAATATTCAAAAGACTATATGATCAAGGAGATATATATAAATCCTATTATGAAGGATGGTATTGTACGCCTTGTGAATCCTTTTGGACAGAGTCTCAATTAGAAGATGGTAAATGTCCTGATTGCGGTAGAGACGTGAGCCAAGAGAGAGAAGAAGCATATTTCTTTAAAATGTCAAAATATGCTGGTCGCCTTATTGAATACATCGAAAGTCATCCAGAATTTATTCAACCAGAGTCTCGAAAAAACGAGATGCTTAATAATTTTTTAAGACCAGGTCTACAGGATTTATGCGTTTCACGTACTACATTTGATTGGGGAATCCCTGTGGAATTTGCTCCAGGTCACGTAGTATACGTGTGGATTGATGCTTTATCTAATTATATTACAGCTTTAGGATATCTAAACTCAAGACCTCAGTTAATGGAAAAATACTGGCCTGCTGATGTTCAGCTTATCGGTAAAGATATACTGAGATTTCACACGATTTACTGGCCTATTATGCTTATGGCTCTTGATTTACCACTACCTAAACAAGTTTTTGGACATGGCTGGATATTGCTCAAGGGTGGGAAAATGTCTAAATCTAAGGGGAATGTCATTGACCCTGTGCAATTAGTTGAAAAATACGGTGTAGATGCGCTGAGATATTATGTCCTTCGAGAAATGCCATTTGGATCTGATGGGAGCTATAATGAAGAATCTTTGATTAGTCGTACGAATTCCGATTTAGCAAATGATTTGGGTAATTTGTTAAGTCGTACAGTAAGTATGACGGAAAAATATTTTGATGGGGTAATACCTTCTACAAGGGAGGGAGATGACTTAGATAAAGAAATCTCCCAATTGGCCCTAAAGACTTCAAAAGAAGTTGAAAAGTATATGGACAAATTAGAGTTTAGCAATGCTTTAACTAGTATATGGAAACTTGTCTCTAGAGCAAATAAATACATTGATGAGACGACACCTTGGATTCTAGGTAAAGATCCAGAAAAGGCACCAAGACTTGCACAAGTCCTTTACAATTTAAGTGAAATCCTTAGAATGGTTGGCATCATGATTATTCCATTTATGCCTCATACATCCGAGAAACTCCTAGAGCAAATCAATGTTAATAAAGATCTTGCTACATGGGATAGTTTAAGTGAATTTGGCCTTTACCCAGAAGAAACAAAAGTCAAAAAAGGTCAACAACTTTTCCCAAGAATTGATATAAAAGAAGAAGAGAAAAAAGAAGAAAAGCAAGTTGAAAAAAAGAAAGAAAAGAACAAAGGAAAAGAAAAAAATCCTGAGATAGAGGAAATCACCATCGATGATTTTGCAAAAGTACAGCTTAAAACTGGTGAAATCATAGAAGCCAAAGCTCATCCAGATGCAGATAAGCTTTTGGTTTTACAGATTAAGATAGGGCATGAGACAAGACAAATTGTGTCGGGAATTGCAAAATATTATAGTCCAGATCAATTAGTAGGAAAGAAAGTAGTAGTAGTTTGCAATTTAAAACCAGTAAAACTTAGAGGCGTAGAATCTCAAGGTATGGTCTTAGCTGCAGCGAATAAAAAGGAATTAAATTTAGTTACGATAGATGGAGATATGGAAGCAGGAAATACGGTAAGCTGA